Within Acomys russatus chromosome 7, mAcoRus1.1, whole genome shotgun sequence, the genomic segment agaaaagaaaagaaaaagacttgggGCAACACAAACACAACCATTCCTTATTGACATGAACAGCTTAATAAATAGTtataaagaatacacacacacacacacacacacacacacacacacctttatccaGTCCTCTAAATTGATTTCCTCATGTGCATTCTGCTTTGATTATTGGCAGTGTAGACCAAAATTTAGAGGTACATTGCTGTGTTTTGGTTTCATTGCGAACctcacaaaataaagtaaaaagatttgagcataaaaaataaattatttgattcCTTTTTCAAAACATGACATTTATTTGAAACTCTGTAGAATTTAATAAATCATCAGTGTTCAAGATAAAATTAAAGTTATCATTGCCTTCCCATATTTAGAAAATGTGCTTTGTCATGTTCCGCAATTTATGTTGGCCTTAATATCATGCTAGATAGAGGTGATTTTCAgagatttttctaaaaaaataaggaaagattaaatataaaatgtgaaaatgaacGATTAAGAATCATAGACTGAATTACAATGAATATGTGTCTTCATGTCTTGCTAGCAGGAGTGTTAAAAAGACTACGTGGACAAGTGGTGTTCATGAGGAGCACCAATggtttggttggttcgttggttagttggttggttggttggttttgtttgtttgttttgggagtttgggtttttgttttgtttaatatacattattttattacaaattttttttaaaaagcaacatccTAAAAAATTACTGGTAATACAAATTCcatttagttgttgttgttgttgtttgtttgtttgttttgctctgttggtttttggttttttttctaccataagaaattttttccttttttattattaatttattcatattacatctcagttgttagcccatcccttgcatcctcccattcctctctccctcccgctttcaccccccccccattcccctctatgtctgtgactgagggggacctcctccccctatatatgctcatagggtatcgagtctcttcttggtgacctattatccttcttctgagtgccaccaggcgtccccatccaagggacagctaccataagaaattaaagaaaccgttaaatatttaagaacattCAACATCAAAAGCTTTAAATCTAACTGTTGTAGCCTCTGAAAAAGCTACAAACTTTTTTTACGTATTTTTTCTACAAAGAATCTCATCAGCTATACAAAAATCTGTACAGTTTTTACACTGAAACTAATGTTGTGCTGCACTTTCAATTTCACATTCTTAGCAAAACAGTTGCCTGAGCACATACGCTCCACACATTTTAGAACAGCCATTTAttcttcatcctcatcttcctcctcctcctcatctttgtcatcttcttcttcctcctcctcttcctcatcttctggtTCATTCTTCTTTGAGCCTGATAGCCTGCTGGGTCCCTTCTTTCCAGCTTCACTTTGCCCTTAGCACGGTGTGCAGCAGTGTCCTTTTTCTACTTCTCCTTCAGTTTAGCTGCTTTCTGCTCATAGAGTTGTTTATCTTTGACGGATTGTTCAGATCACGTCTCACCCAGTTTCTTTGCAGTATCTCCAATAGACAGGCCCGGGTGTTCACTTTTGATCTTTGGGCGATATTAAGAGCAAAACAAGAAGAAGGCAGACGTGGTCTTTTTGGAGCATTGGgatcttttctcttccctttcttagGCCCTTTGGGAGGAACGTAATTCTTCATCTCCCCGTCATATCGAGCTTTGTCGTCTTGGCCAAATCTTCAAACTTTGGCTTTTCCTTTCCAGACATGGTCTTCCATCTCTCGGAGCGCTTCTTCAAGAACTCAGCGAAGTTGACGGAGGAGTCGGGGTGCAAGTCTGCAAGAAGAAGGCgtaggaggacattttgccctgcGGCTTGTTGAGGTCTCCTTTGCCCATGCTGACGGCACGCAGTGTCTACCTGTTGGTGCAAGGGCTCCCCTCAAAGCCCAACAGAGATACTTCCTTCCCCAAGCTCTGGTGAGAACtggtttcttgttttggttttgttttttgagggtgGCTGCTGGAcgtttgttttcttcttgctgtaaggcACAGTTATGGGGTCAGGAAAATTCAGTGTTGTGAACTACGAGGGAGCTCTCTCCAACTCTTATTGGTATCTTTCCTAGTTTACAGGGTAGGGTGAGTTTGGTGGATGGGACTCTGGGTTAGCTCCACTGAAGCTTGTGCTGGCTGGTGATTCTACCAGATCAGCACAGGGGGGCTGGTATTAGCCAGGCCAGGATGATTGACTGgttgcttcttcctcctttcaggAGCCAGGTCACCAATGACAGGGTTTCTGGGGGCCTAGAGGGATTCTTCAGAGTGCTCAGCAGATTCCAGCACTGTGGCCATGAATGGGAGGAAGCTGGCCCATCAGTGGCCGGGATCGGCCTTGAGGAGACCCAGGAGTGGGGCGCAGTATCCCCCAGTCCTCCGTACTTCCACAGGAGCTgttgctggaggaggagcctAGGTGTCGCAGGTGTGTAGTGTAGTAGTCACGAGTAGCCATGAGCGGGCCTCTGGAAGGGAGGGCTGCCATGCTTCAGCACCTGGGCACTGCAGAGACCTGAGCAGAACGTGAGCCCAGTCACCGCACACTGGAAGGGGCTTCGAGTCCCCCAGGCCCTGGCAGCAGGGGCTTCAGAGCAGCACCAACCAGCCCAAGCCGGCTCAGCAGCGCCTGTCCTTGCAGACTTGGGCGCACAGTCACAGACGGCAATCTTGGGGATGCTAGACCACAGAACCCATTTGCTGGGACCCACGGAACTCTAGTACTGTACGACCCTCACGCTCGATGCATAGACGAATAACCCAATAGTTTTCATTTTAGCTATAAAGTGTCTATCTGAGAAAGCCTATTGTCGTAACAACTGGAAACTGAAActgtttttcttctaagtgataaCATTTTGAGAAAACTACAGTTAGACAAGGATCTTCAAAAAGGTATAAGGAAACCACTGAAGAAGAGATTATTTGAAGAACAGCTGTGCtcatgtttgttttaagattttaaagaATCGATCTAAGATGACAGTGCTGATCACACACCACTTCCAACcaccaggacaaccaggactgcacagcgacctaaagaccaaactgagagctacaaaacaccagtgctgctgattcccagctGAGAGGAacccacactgtgtggagcatgggttGGTCTGACCCCTgaccacccagctaacccacacaAAAGTCCTGGGGGACAGgccacattagccaccatcttgagaaagactgtgagacaccCATGTAGCTTtgagctctctctgcccatctgctGCTTAACggatctgggacacagagcagacaggcagagctgagtcctgacaccagccacaatccacattatCTGTCATCAAGAGAAAGAGTGTGAGGCACACAAGAAGCTTtgagctctgatctctctcagcaCCCCAGCTGCTTAGTGGCCTAggccatctgggtcacagagcagatagccAGAACCCTACCATCTTGAAAACGCCTGTGGAGCACCcgagcagctttgggctccaaATCTCTCTCAGTGACCGAGCCACTTACCCGATTGGCCCATCTGTGACACGGAGCATACAGACAGAGCTGAGTCCAGGCActggccacaatccacattaacTGCTGTCTTGTTAGCAGCTTCAGGCATGGATCTCCTCCACCCGTCTGACACAGCTAGaacacagagcagacagactAAGCAGAGACCTGGGCAGGCCACAACCACATGTGAGCCACTGGTGAGCAGATTTGGACTCAGATCTCTCtccacatggtactggcatagaaataggctggttgatcaatggaatcaaataaaagacccagacataaacccacacacctatatacacatgatttttgacaaagaagccaaatccattcaatgaaaaaaagatagcattttcaacaaatggtgctggtctaactggatggccaCATgttgaaaaatgtaaatatattcataGCTATCACCTGCACAAAACTGACatccaaatgaattaaagacctcaacataaaactcgacacactaaatctgttagaaggaaaagtggggaagagccttgagctcatcggcaaagaagacaacttcctgaacagaacaccaacagcccaggccctaagatcaacaattaataaatgagacctcatgaaaatgaaaaacttctggcaggcaaaggacactgtcaacagaataaaatgacagcctacagactgggaaaagatcttcaccaaccctacatctggcaaagagctaatatccaaaatatataaagaacttaagaaattaaacactcataattggacattagTCCCATAATACAgcataactacactacaaaacagagttgGAAACATCAACCAACAACTGTATGacgtggacctagaccctctactcaggtgtagtagcacagtctccttgtgggtcccacgtgtggagagtagggactacttcagacatgcactctggccaccaaaattagatcacttcccactggcaagacggccttgccaggctacaaaggaaaaggttacagctaatacagatgagacttgataggctgaggtcagatattaagGGAAGAGGGCTTCTCtatctgagtactaagggagggagagaaagcgtatgagggagggaggggggatcgggagggaatgagggaaggggctacaatcaagataagaagaatttaaactgcagaataaacaggtaacttatattgttaatcccCGGGAGGGAATATATATCCTCGGTGTAACAGATAGGtaagattctatagaaatataaggtaaaatagtcagatgagttcttcaaaaacctcatagacatacagaacatggcagagtctgggtcagagtcagggttagggtgAGAGGGCTGGTGTTATGGTTTGGGCTGAGGGTTAGAGTTAAACagagttagtgttagggttaaaattttatgttagggttagggttgggggtTAGACTTTAGAGATACAGTTAGAGTCcatatgaaaattaatatttgtgtgtacatgtgaaaatatatatttatacatgtgtatatttatttatatgcatttgtatatttgtgttcatatgtacatttatgattacatgcatatatttatacttgtatatatttgtatatgtaggTACATGTGTATgttctgtgtatacatgtatgtatttatgttagTGTGTATATGCATAAACATTTAtgagtatgtacacatgtatatatctgcatgtgtgcatccaCAGTATATTTATGTTGTGTAAATGGCTATGTTtgtgcatgctcacatgtatatttatgttcGTGTGTATTGACgtgcatatttatgtgtgtacatgtgtatatttaatgtatgtatgtatgtatgtatgcacttttgtgtaaaagtatatatttatttttgttttgacatgtgcatatgtatatgtatttacttgtttatattcttatttgtatttgtgtattttatgtgtatgaatgtgtatgttcatgtgtgtacatgtaatatttacatttgtacatgtgtatattcatgtatgtgtgtatacatctttatgtttatgtctgttttatatgtatattcatatttgtaaatgtatgtatgcatatgtgtacatgtgtatatttatgtgtgtacatatgtaagtttatgtgtttgtatgtgtatgttattgtctgttttgatatatatatttatttgtatgtttatgtgtgtgtacaggtttatgtttatgtgtatacaaGTGTATAATCTGTGTGTccccatgtgtgtacatgtgtgtgtttattttgtgtgtgtacgtgtatatatttatgtgtacttAAGTATATTTATATGAGCATACATGTATATTAATTTGTGTGTAGATTTGTATATCTATTTGTATTGCTGGACTTTCTTGGACCCCCCAGTGatataaataatgacacagaggctttttaatattttaaagctcagGCCTTCTAGCTGGAGCTGACTCCCAGCTGCTCTAAACCTACCCCTATGACCCACCTAGtggccagctctgcctctctgctccacTCTGGTCCATTCATTCACCTCCGTGTGCCCTAGTGAATCTCCCCATCTGATTCTCCTCCCAGAGTCCCTCTCTCTGCCCATAAGTCCTCCCTCCATTCCTGTTTCAGTACTAGttgtcagctctttattaagcTGATCAAGAGTGAGGAAGGTGTAAGTTTACAAAATACTGAAGCAGGTGATAACccataataataacaataccaAAATCCAGCCAGTGCTCAGCTCTCTGCCAGTGCAGAACTAACAACGTAATAGTACAAGAGCAACCTTCACACAGCACACCCcaacatatgtgtacacatgtgtatctTTGTGCATGTACACGtggatgtttatttttttatgtctaCATGTCTATATTAGTGAGTGTACTCTCTCCTAGGTGCAATACTACAGCTTCTAAAGCATTTAACTTAACTTCTACTGTTTTTTTATCTATACATTCTTGTGTTGCCCAGCTATTCTAAACAAGCTCATTACCTAAATTGGCAGTTTGCACTTCTTGAGTAGCCTTACTGTAAGAGTAGCTGCAAATGCTATAGGCATgactactgtaaaaaaaaaaaatgccagttaAAATAagacccacaaaaaaaaaatctggtttttaGTAAGAGCTTGATTCAACTCAAAGAGAACCTGTTGTCTGAAATCACCATGTATACCATGTATCATCCTGTGTATTAAGATACACAGGAACCCTAAAAAGGAAGGGggacagaaacaagagaaggcTGCTCGTTTGAGAAGAGTTTGCACAATTACATAGGATACAATTGACACAAGATATGTTGAAGTGTCCCTGCTCTTTTCAACTGAAGGACTCTCAGTCCATAACACACATGTAAAGTATTAACACAGCAGCGAGTCCAAATATAAAAGGCCGTCCATACCATAGTTGTTCATTTTTGaggggggttgggtttttgttttgttttgttttgtttttcaagacagggtctctctgtgtagccttggctgtcccgtacttgctttgtagaccaggctggcctcgaattcacatggatccacctgcctctgcctcaggagtgctgggattaaaggcgtgcaccactgcaccccaTGGATGACCACATTTCCAGAGCTGTGGCCAATATCCAAAGGTCCAGCTGAATCTTTTCCTTTGGAGACACTGTAACAGGATGTAGGCAATGAGAGTATCTTAAGGAGTCATCTGGATTCAGACCAGGTGGATGCATCAGAGACGAGCAAGCCAGCAACTCGTGTCTCCTAGTCAGAGACACAGAGTTCTTTATGCCTGTGGAGCATGCACGAAGGGGGAAGCTCATTCTGGAAATAGGGATCCAGATTTTCACTGCATACTGGGAAGCATTCATCCAATTGGAGTAATCTGTCAGGGATTAGACACGGTAAAACTCAAGTGATGGATTGGTCATGTCTGAAAAATGATACTTTTAACCTATCTCAGACCCTAAAGCCATAAATCTTATGGACCACTCAGATGACAGGGGCACATCTGTTCTGACCCACCACTGACAAATAGGAACGGTGGGATAGATAGTATTCTGGTATAGTTAAAGAGAACAGGGCAGGACACAACAGGGGAAACATTCAGAATATCAATTGTACCAGCCTGATACTTTTAACTATTATGTAATgttttaaaagccagaaacttttaaataaacatacatgtatctagttttttttttaaccattaaaCTTAGACCTTAGAACTTTTAATACAAAATAGCCTTAGTCACTATGGAGGTTTGAGTAAGAATAGCCCCCTTTGGCCATCATATTTGAATGCTCTTATTAGGGGCCCCATCAGCATCTGTGAGATAAGAGGGGCTGCTGCAGGTCTTATGGACTGAACTGTAGTCTGGTCTGCACTGCAACCATCCTCAGCATCCCATTTTTCTCCATCGGATTCTTCATAGTACATGggaatcttctttctttccaatcatctctttcccctcctttcaCTTCTTGCTCTCTGTTTTTACCATCTACTAATATCTGGTGGGTGGgagtttatttttccctttcgCTCTTGTGTCGGTAGAGTAGCAGGGGTGGTCCTGGTGGCCAAAGACTTGCCCAGAAAGAGTTCACCAATACGGCTTCAGTTCCTCCAAGGCACCTACCACTCTAGAATCCCCAGCACAAATTCTCTGGAATCCAGATGGAGCAAGGACCATACCAAGAACAGAGGAGAACTAGCCTGTAAGCTCCAAGTTAAGGACATCTTCCTGTGGGACTGTTCATCTTGGGGCCCTGGCATCTTCCTCAGCTCTAGAGCGAGTAGCTAGCCAGACACCCAACATCAGATAGCATGTCCCCACGCCCTTAGTTGGAGATGTTCCAACCAACAGCCAAACAGGGCCTGACTAGCTAGCCTGTAACTTGTTCCTATCCTACCCTCCAATAAAGAACACTGCCgtacttcacttaccaggaaactgggacagaggggaggacatcctattgggactctaaataagagaagcatgggagaatagcaaagtagaaggatccagagggtcctagaaacctacaagtagaacaatatgataggcagatttgggcccaggggtcccgctcaaactaaggcaccagacaaggacaatacaggcagtaaactttaaacccctacccagatctagccaatggacagaacattctccacagttgagtagagagtgggatatgactttctcacgtactctggtgcctcacatttgaccatgtcccctggagggagagacctggtggcactcagaggaaggacagcaggttgccaagaagagacttgataccctatgagcatatacagggggaggtaatccccctcaggaacagtcataggggaggggaataatgggaaaatgggagggagggaagaatgggaggatgcaagggatgggataaccattgagatggaacaagaatacattaatttttaaaaattaaaaaaaaaaaaagaacactgccaTAGCTCTTGCTGGTGCTGCACTCTCGTCCCATCCAGAGTACACCCTGGTGGACTTAATAAAAGACTGTTGCGCACTTGGTTAATTTCTCCTGGAATATTCTCTTTcacctctctccctgccttttgTGTAGAGGTCATCAAGTACTTTTAAAACGTGCTCCAGATGTTCCAACAAACAGCTGCATGGagcatctctttccttctctcattcaTGAAATAATCAATGCTTGGTTAAAGCCGTGTCTTCCTGTGGGGTCAAGTGTATGTTCAGAGAGGGAAATTATTTCACAGGGCAACTGTCTTCACTTGGATAGGTCAACATTGTTCAATGCTGTCCAGTGACAAAGAACCGAGGCATTTTTTTTGGTGTGAAAATGACAGGACTTTGCAGAGGCTGCTTGGCGACCAGCTCCAtgccacagacacagagagcaaagtATTGGCCCTTCCTTGTTCAGTTTGCTAACAGACTAGGACAGCAGATATTCAGTCCGAACAACTAGTATATAATACCCAAAATAAAACTCCAGGAAGGAAATCAGATgcagtcccagcattcagaaaaTGTGGTTTCCAAACATAATGGCATTTTCCAAAACCACAAACTGGAATGATGAAATTTACATGGGAGTGGATGAAAATAGACAATGCATACATGAGGTAAtccaggcagagaaaggagatacAACAAATTCTCTCTCATATGCCTCACCGCTCCTTTTCATAGAGTAGTGGGTAACTTATAGTTCAAGAAactagaagaggaagaagcaatcTTTAGGGAAAATGCTTTAAGAAGGAAACATGGAAAGGACAGAAGAGCACAGCGATATaagagtggaaagggaaggatGAGGTGGAGGAAAAGCAGTGGGAAGAGTGGCAGAAGgatcagaggaaaagaaaggaaaagaagatgaagtGTGTTTGAAAATGCCATCAGGGTAGGGGAGTTGGCttaagacttgataccctatgagcatatacagggggagaaggtccccctcagccacagtcatagaggaggggactaaggggataatggaagggagaaaagaatgggaggatacaagggatgggataacaattgaaatgtaatatgaatgaattaataaaatatattttttaaagagaatttatTGCTTTTGCAGAAATCTCAGACTCAACTGCCTCATGGTATCCAGCTCAGTCTCCTGACCTCTGAAGACTCCTGCATGTGCCTACACTCagaaacagacatacacataaaataaaatgagtaagtacatattgaatatttttttctggcaTGGTGTCACTTTGCAtcacttgctgtcctggaactcacactgtatatcaggttggcctcggaagagatccaccttcctctacctTCCACGTGCTATCTTTAAAGATATGTATCACTacacatagcttttttttttttatttatttaagaaagaaaatgaagctggGTAGGGtgacatacctttaatcttagcagaggcaaaggcagagaaacctctgagatcaaggccagcctggtctacaaagatagttccAGAAAGGGCTaaccagagaaacactgtctccaaaagaaagaaagaaagaaagaacaaaagaaagaaaataacatttttaagtaAGAAAAGATGATTAGTAAAGGAATAAATTACTGTGagaattttttctaattttcttgttttcatgtaTATAGGTGTATACACACTGTACGTACACATCACGTGTGTACATAGCCACTCACAGAAACTATGCACAAAGACATGTATAACATGTacgtattttctttttttttttttttctgactaagATATTGcagcatttattttataaaatggaatgaaTTTTTACAGAGGAGAACTGGTGGGAGTGAGGAGTATGAccatttttatgtttacttaacTTGAAAAGTACGCGCGCACACATCAAAGAAAAGTATGTCAGGGCACGTTATCAGCATTATGCCCCAACATCAGACACCTTTCCCAGTTTCCAGAAAAGAACATTAAAtcgagtctttttttttttaattaatttattcttgttacatctcaatgtttatcccatcccttgtatcctcccattccttccccccccccattttcccattattcccctcccctatgactgttcctgagggggattacgtccccctatatattctcatagggtatcaagtctcttcttggctacttgctgtccttcctctgagtgccaccaggtctccccctccaggggacatggtcaaatgtgaggcaccagagctatgtgagaaagtcgtatcacactctccactcaactgtggagaatgttctgaccattggcctaGATCTGGAAgggttaaagtttacctcctgtattgt encodes:
- the LOC127192442 gene encoding pancreatic progenitor cell differentiation and proliferation factor-like gives rise to the protein MAALPSRGPLMATRDYYTTHLRHLGSSSSNSSCGSTEDWGILRPTPGSPPSHSWPQCWNLLSTLKNPSRPPETLSLVTWLLKGGRSNQSIILAWLIPAPLC